A single genomic interval of Ruminococcus sp. NK3A76 harbors:
- the flgC gene encoding flagellar basal body rod protein FlgC gives MAFLNSLNITGSALTAERYKTDVILQNIANQNVAASSPEEAYQRKQVVFRERAMTFDERMMKVYGGGVRVTETVELGEDVNPVYDPDNPLADEDGYIYMPNVNNAEEQIDLLEATRAYEANLTALSVVKAMAAKGLEIGKGG, from the coding sequence GTGGCTTTTTTGAATTCGCTCAATATCACAGGCTCGGCACTCACGGCTGAGAGATATAAGACAGATGTCATTTTACAGAACATCGCAAACCAGAACGTGGCCGCTTCCTCGCCCGAAGAAGCCTACCAGCGCAAGCAGGTGGTCTTCCGTGAAAGGGCTATGACCTTTGATGAGCGTATGATGAAGGTCTACGGCGGCGGTGTAAGAGTTACCGAGACAGTTGAGCTCGGTGAGGACGTAAACCCTGTCTACGACCCCGACAACCCACTCGCAGATGAGGACGGCTACATATATATGCCCAATGTCAACAACGCCGAGGAGCAGATAGACCTGCTTGAAGCTACCCGTGCGTATGAGGCTAACCTTACAGCCCTTTCTGTGGTCAAGGCAATGGCCGCAAAGGGTCTTGAGATAGGCAAGGGCGGCTAA
- a CDS encoding flagellar M-ring protein FliF C-terminal domain-containing protein: protein MNEKLKAFGGRIKEWWGGLTAAIRRLIIISLVIIVGAAIGLTIFLNSRTNGYVTLFPNMSAEETAEVYQYLQSENVEVIINGDGQLMVKEEQWDQLVYELAAKGYPQSAPSYSTYIDNLSMTMTDSEKKKLIIMELQDRLQTTINRIDGVKSSVVTISYPESSNYAWQQNTEKAKASVTLTMRGNTQFTSQQVQAVKNLVAYSAQQMSPDDVTVIDTRTGKELGGSAGSGEEYELGTRESYERIVRQRIEEGVIEILSNPYGAGNVAAAAAVSVNYDKITEEMKKYFEEEGNIVDWEKITYTGDRDGDNAPGGVTGEEDNTDVPSYPNEDEEALRNDPDYYEHEVDNAVSYVLTQTEKAQGVIEDASVSITLKTKTPLTDADRDRIISLVKNATSIYDLNKITVFDWRGTDEEEDETEEVTTPLTKNWLFWALVALGAVLIIAIIIILVVTSKSKKKIKELDQKNKAKVNELEEELEDTKRRSLIEQANENNKLQKETAEEVKKFAVTNPELTAAIIRSMINEQELDEQQQQNSEEEGSGGDES from the coding sequence ATGAATGAGAAGTTAAAGGCCTTCGGCGGCCGCATCAAGGAATGGTGGGGCGGCCTCACAGCGGCGATAAGGCGGCTCATAATTATCAGCCTTGTAATAATAGTGGGTGCGGCGATAGGTCTTACTATCTTCCTTAATTCCCGTACCAACGGCTATGTCACCCTGTTTCCGAATATGTCGGCTGAGGAGACTGCCGAAGTCTACCAGTATCTCCAGAGCGAGAACGTCGAGGTGATAATAAACGGCGACGGCCAGCTCATGGTAAAGGAAGAACAGTGGGATCAGCTCGTGTATGAGCTCGCAGCAAAGGGCTATCCGCAGTCGGCACCGTCGTATTCGACGTATATCGACAACCTAAGCATGACGATGACCGATTCTGAGAAGAAAAAGCTCATTATAATGGAGCTTCAGGACAGATTGCAGACGACTATAAATCGTATCGACGGCGTAAAATCATCGGTAGTCACGATATCCTATCCCGAGAGCTCGAACTACGCATGGCAGCAGAACACAGAAAAGGCCAAGGCGAGCGTTACGCTCACGATGAGAGGCAATACGCAGTTTACCTCGCAGCAGGTGCAGGCGGTAAAGAACCTCGTGGCTTATTCCGCACAGCAGATGAGCCCTGATGATGTTACCGTGATAGATACAAGAACCGGCAAGGAGCTCGGCGGCTCGGCAGGCTCGGGCGAGGAGTATGAGCTCGGCACCCGTGAGAGCTATGAGCGCATAGTAAGACAGCGTATAGAGGAGGGTGTCATAGAGATACTCTCAAACCCCTACGGCGCAGGAAATGTCGCAGCAGCGGCAGCAGTTTCGGTAAACTATGACAAGATAACCGAGGAGATGAAGAAGTACTTCGAGGAAGAAGGAAACATCGTTGACTGGGAAAAGATAACCTATACAGGCGACCGTGACGGCGACAATGCTCCCGGCGGTGTCACTGGCGAGGAGGACAACACAGACGTTCCTTCCTACCCGAACGAGGACGAGGAAGCTTTAAGGAACGACCCCGACTACTACGAGCACGAGGTCGATAACGCCGTAAGCTATGTCCTTACACAGACAGAGAAGGCGCAGGGCGTTATAGAAGACGCAAGCGTTTCCATAACTTTAAAGACAAAGACACCCCTTACCGATGCCGACAGAGACAGGATAATATCTTTAGTCAAGAACGCCACGAGCATATATGACCTCAACAAGATAACAGTATTTGACTGGCGTGGCACCGATGAGGAGGAAGACGAGACAGAGGAGGTAACGACACCTCTTACCAAGAACTGGCTCTTCTGGGCTCTTGTGGCACTCGGTGCAGTGCTTATAATAGCTATCATAATCATACTTGTGGTAACTTCAAAGAGCAAGAAGAAGATAAAGGAACTCGACCAGAAGAACAAGGCAAAGGTCAACGAGCTCGAAGAGGAGCTGGAGGATACCAAGCGGCGTTCGCTTATCGAGCAGGCTAATGAAAACAACAAGCTGCAAAAGGAAACGGCCGAGGAGGTCAAGAAGTTCGCTGTTACCAACCCCGAGCTTACTGCGGCTATCATACGTTCTATGATAAACGAGCAGGAGCTTGATGAACAACAGCAGCAGAACAGCGAGGAAGAAGGCAGCGGAGGAGATGAGAGCTGA
- a CDS encoding FliH/SctL family protein, translating to MLNVISPANVTENARAVEIPDAVIVKKPKPKNSDVTLEKAGIETDKFDKTTRKALQEYFAEQYNELVRNAKAESARIEEECKARVDSSLREAREITENAKEEAKKIIDEAIAQGEDLKEQAKLEGFEEGKRIKAQETDEMFKAVAKQIDEIKTAQQQAFDEYAEQLKFFAVDVAEDVVKRKVESDDLYLENMVKRALLGFKDADYISVTMSENLSMLAKKLKEDRHTAGLQNAEFKTNLPEGGSVILEVKEQVIDASLPVQFENIREYLRNIDEGDEDDEQFL from the coding sequence TTGCTCAATGTTATAAGCCCGGCTAACGTGACTGAGAACGCAAGAGCGGTAGAGATACCAGATGCGGTGATAGTTAAGAAGCCAAAGCCTAAAAATTCCGATGTTACTCTTGAAAAAGCCGGCATCGAGACCGATAAATTTGATAAGACGACACGAAAGGCGCTGCAGGAATATTTTGCCGAGCAGTATAACGAGCTGGTCAGGAACGCCAAGGCCGAATCCGCAAGGATAGAGGAGGAGTGCAAGGCAAGAGTTGACAGCTCGCTCAGAGAGGCAAGGGAAATAACCGAAAACGCTAAGGAAGAAGCAAAAAAGATAATAGACGAGGCGATAGCCCAGGGCGAGGATCTCAAAGAGCAGGCAAAGCTCGAGGGATTTGAGGAGGGCAAGCGTATCAAGGCGCAGGAGACCGACGAGATGTTCAAGGCAGTCGCCAAGCAGATAGATGAGATAAAGACAGCACAGCAGCAGGCATTCGATGAGTATGCCGAGCAGCTTAAGTTCTTCGCTGTAGATGTGGCGGAGGACGTGGTAAAGAGAAAGGTCGAAAGCGATGACCTCTATCTTGAAAACATGGTAAAGCGTGCGCTGCTGGGCTTCAAGGATGCAGACTACATAAGCGTGACTATGAGCGAGAACCTCTCGATGCTTGCTAAAAAGCTCAAAGAGGACCGCCACACGGCAGGCCTGCAGAACGCTGAGTTCAAGACAAATCTCCCTGAGGGGGGAAGCGTTATATTGGAAGTCAAGGAGCAGGTGATAGACGCATCGCTCCCCGTTCAGTTTGAAAATATCAGAGAATACCTCAGGAATATAGACGAGGGTGACGAGGACGATGAACAATTCCTTTGA
- a CDS encoding flagellar FliJ family protein: protein MKKFEFSLGRIRDYKNILLDREKNVLVGLMMEKNNITDRMEQLDKEFERINNEMHEEMRSGLNVTRIRLYEAQKNGMREEQRLLGDRLDFLQVSIDKQQERVSSLKMDVSGYDNLEAKKREEWNRQLSKEQDLVISEFVSQKYTREHKNY from the coding sequence ATGAAGAAATTTGAGTTCTCGCTCGGCAGGATAAGGGATTACAAGAATATCCTGCTCGACAGGGAAAAGAACGTGCTCGTCGGGCTGATGATGGAGAAAAACAACATCACCGACCGCATGGAACAGCTCGATAAGGAATTTGAGCGCATAAACAACGAGATGCACGAGGAGATGCGCTCGGGGCTCAATGTAACAAGGATAAGGCTCTATGAAGCCCAGAAAAACGGCATGAGAGAGGAGCAGAGGCTCTTAGGCGACAGGCTCGACTTTTTGCAGGTGTCGATAGACAAGCAGCAGGAAAGGGTAAGCTCGCTGAAAATGGACGTTTCGGGCTATGATAACTTAGAAGCCAAAAAGCGTGAGGAATGGAACAGGCAGCTCTCAAAGGAGCAGGACCTTGTGATATCCGAATTCGTATCCCAGAAGTATACAAGAGAGCACAAAAACTACTGA
- the fliE gene encoding flagellar hook-basal body complex protein FliE has protein sequence MPVALITPLEPMKAIEPVAERAGRLLKTDNTGASFEQRLEDALNNVRDLEEASNKASYDLAVGKTDDTTGVMLAATKAQIAIQMTTQITTRAVNTYREIMQMNI, from the coding sequence ATGCCTGTAGCACTTATAACTCCGCTTGAGCCGATGAAGGCTATAGAGCCTGTGGCAGAGCGTGCCGGAAGACTATTGAAGACTGACAACACCGGCGCATCATTCGAGCAGCGCCTTGAAGATGCTTTAAATAATGTAAGAGACTTGGAGGAGGCTTCAAACAAGGCTTCCTACGACCTCGCTGTCGGTAAGACCGATGATACGACGGGCGTTATGCTCGCCGCTACCAAGGCGCAGATAGCGATACAGATGACTACCCAGATAACCACAAGGGCAGTTAATACCTACAGAGAGATAATGCAGATGAACATCTGA
- a CDS encoding HD domain-containing phosphohydrolase produces the protein MVEKSILYIGNNKMNQFVLKQAIGKDYNIIMLGSYMEAVSKTSALIGRVSAVICCDEQFSNEMRVYGDDFVTKKYSETVPLIAMLPREIVEDHASAVYLSGYNEIIEMPYDPTYLRTKMKAVTEIYEKAKTESGGDSKDLEKRTKQLITVLSNCFTLIQFESADHIIRSKDLTHIIAETFADMYPEYGISQQDADYIGDAAALHDIGKALIPPSILFKAGKLTDDEFITMKQHTVKGVELLNRFGLDNSHKFFTYAFEIAKYHHERWDGKGYPDHLEGDQIPISAQIYSIIDVYNALIAERVYKSAIPYDQALSMIREGKTGVFPPKVLSAFNECESKMRAYLERSLNMKIETSGTVVTGS, from the coding sequence ATGGTTGAAAAGAGCATTCTCTATATCGGTAACAATAAGATGAACCAGTTCGTTCTCAAACAGGCTATCGGTAAGGATTACAATATCATCATGCTCGGCAGCTATATGGAGGCTGTCAGCAAGACCTCTGCTCTTATCGGCAGGGTGAGCGCTGTTATATGCTGCGATGAGCAGTTCTCAAATGAGATGCGTGTCTACGGCGATGATTTTGTCACCAAGAAGTATTCCGAGACGGTGCCTCTTATAGCTATGCTGCCGAGAGAGATAGTTGAAGACCACGCTTCTGCCGTTTACCTTTCAGGCTATAACGAGATAATCGAGATGCCCTACGACCCCACATACCTCCGCACAAAGATGAAGGCCGTGACCGAGATCTACGAAAAGGCCAAGACCGAGAGCGGCGGAGATTCCAAGGATCTTGAAAAGCGCACCAAGCAGCTTATAACCGTCCTCTCAAACTGCTTTACACTGATACAGTTCGAGTCAGCAGACCATATAATCCGAAGCAAGGATCTGACGCATATCATTGCCGAGACGTTTGCTGATATGTACCCCGAGTACGGCATCAGCCAGCAGGACGCTGATTATATAGGCGATGCGGCAGCACTGCACGACATAGGCAAGGCTCTCATACCGCCGAGCATACTCTTTAAGGCCGGCAAGCTCACTGATGATGAGTTCATCACCATGAAGCAGCATACCGTAAAGGGTGTTGAGCTTCTGAACCGCTTCGGGCTCGATAATTCGCATAAGTTCTTTACCTATGCGTTCGAGATAGCCAAGTACCACCACGAGCGCTGGGACGGCAAGGGCTACCCTGACCACCTTGAGGGCGACCAGATACCTATCTCCGCTCAGATATACTCGATAATCGACGTTTATAACGCCCTTATCGCAGAGCGTGTGTATAAGTCGGCTATCCCTTACGACCAGGCACTGTCTATGATAAGAGAGGGCAAGACGGGCGTTTTCCCGCCGAAGGTTCTCTCGGCCTTCAATGAGTGCGAGTCTAAGATGAGGGCTTACCTCGAACGCTCGCTCAATATGAAGATAGAAACATCAGGCACGGTCGTTACCGGCAGCTGA
- a CDS encoding CotH kinase family protein has product MKKRKALPLLLASVMLLASCGKGSSSQSSDSGTEQSSSSSEESGAENQNVDMLDIKPSQVINKEPATFESLGADKEAVKAFEQEQAGEHTIPSIHIVTAPGDEVVSIYDYTSCVVDTFNCDESVRLDGVSAGVKVRGNSSAFYGDVAQIRKNQVPYRIKFDKKTNMLGLHDGAEAKSWVLLKADWDLIRNDIAFRFGRTLIGGHTFSTDSQIVYVYLNNEFKGIYTLCEQCQVGKNRVNITEQEEGYTGNDLGYYLEIDNYATGDEDNIYITLDYGEYEVTDIEGETRKFVPAEYSLKSDVYTKQQVEFIEKYMKGVFEIVYRACEKGEYYTFDENYELVKADFDNAKDTVEAVMDIESVVDMYLLYEIVHDYDCGEGSFFMCVDFSENSEVRKLTFTSPWDFNWAYNDSTSRYWAGAFCEQSFVKSKGDRTNPWFVILIKQDWFKALASEKWTSLKDTGLIDKCIADEKIYLEVYKDDLNEDGGVDCAYDLFNWINARLKWMDKQFYTGS; this is encoded by the coding sequence ATGAAAAAGAGAAAAGCACTCCCTCTGCTGCTTGCGTCAGTGATGCTTCTTGCTTCGTGCGGCAAGGGAAGCTCGTCGCAGAGCTCTGACAGCGGTACAGAGCAGTCGTCCTCATCATCTGAGGAGAGCGGCGCTGAAAATCAGAATGTCGATATGCTCGATATAAAGCCCTCGCAGGTGATAAACAAAGAGCCTGCGACCTTTGAGAGCCTTGGCGCTGACAAAGAAGCCGTCAAGGCCTTTGAGCAAGAACAGGCCGGCGAGCACACTATCCCCTCTATCCACATAGTCACCGCTCCGGGTGACGAGGTGGTGTCTATTTACGATTACACCTCATGCGTGGTCGATACTTTTAACTGCGACGAGAGCGTCAGACTCGACGGCGTGTCGGCAGGCGTCAAGGTCAGGGGCAATTCGAGCGCATTCTACGGCGACGTGGCGCAGATAAGAAAAAACCAGGTGCCCTACAGGATAAAGTTTGATAAAAAGACCAATATGCTCGGCCTGCATGACGGCGCCGAGGCAAAAAGCTGGGTGCTCCTCAAAGCTGACTGGGATCTTATAAGAAACGATATAGCCTTCCGCTTTGGCAGAACGCTTATCGGCGGGCATACATTCAGCACCGATTCTCAGATAGTGTATGTCTACCTCAATAACGAGTTCAAGGGCATATACACCCTCTGCGAGCAGTGCCAGGTCGGCAAGAACCGTGTCAACATCACCGAGCAGGAGGAGGGCTACACCGGCAACGACCTCGGCTATTATCTGGAGATAGACAACTACGCCACAGGCGATGAAGACAATATCTACATCACCCTTGACTATGGCGAATACGAGGTGACGGATATCGAGGGCGAGACGAGAAAGTTCGTGCCGGCTGAGTATTCGCTAAAGAGCGATGTATACACCAAGCAGCAGGTGGAGTTTATCGAGAAGTATATGAAGGGCGTTTTCGAGATAGTATACCGTGCCTGCGAGAAGGGCGAGTATTACACCTTCGATGAAAACTACGAGCTTGTAAAGGCCGACTTTGACAATGCAAAGGACACCGTGGAAGCCGTTATGGATATCGAGAGCGTTGTGGATATGTACCTTTTATATGAGATAGTACACGACTACGACTGCGGCGAGGGCAGCTTCTTTATGTGCGTTGACTTTTCCGAAAACAGCGAGGTAAGAAAGCTCACATTCACCTCTCCGTGGGATTTCAACTGGGCGTATAACGACAGCACATCACGCTACTGGGCAGGCGCATTCTGCGAGCAGAGCTTTGTTAAGTCAAAGGGCGACAGAACAAACCCCTGGTTCGTAATACTTATAAAGCAGGACTGGTTCAAAGCGCTTGCTTCTGAGAAATGGACATCTCTTAAGGACACAGGCCTTATTGACAAGTGCATAGCCGATGAGAAGATATACCTTGAAGTATACAAGGATGACCTCAACGAAGACGGCGGCGTTGACTGCGCATATGACCTTTTCAACTGGATAAACGCAAGGCTCAAATGGATGGACAAGCAGTTCTACACAGGCAGCTGA
- the fliG gene encoding flagellar motor switch protein FliG encodes MSPKREKASRAKGKAMEAAAQEEAAAAEKQREEKANSFRLSSVATMNKRTKAAAVLIALGTSPASEVVKYLHENEVETLSAEIAQIKSLTAEEKEDIINEFYEMCIAQKAITEGGTDYARSVLDKAFGEKKADELIFRATTKIDSAPFAFINDVDNKNLLMTLQHEHPQTIAVVLSHVSSDKASKIISELPREQQIEIIERISNMDKANPEITAIVERSLKKKLSGTYNTSSSSAPEHGGVQYIAEIMNRIDKDSQKAVFEGMEVTNPELVGKIKKLMFVFGDIINLNDMEIQAFIREADTKDLTVSLKAASPELQERIFNNMSSRQKEMIQSDMQYLHNLRMRDVEAAQQRIIDVIRGLEESGDIVLFKGGDDEIIA; translated from the coding sequence ATGTCACCCAAAAGAGAGAAGGCTTCCCGTGCTAAGGGAAAGGCTATGGAAGCAGCTGCTCAGGAAGAAGCTGCCGCAGCAGAAAAACAGCGTGAGGAAAAGGCAAATTCATTCCGCTTAAGCTCCGTTGCGACTATGAACAAGCGCACCAAGGCAGCAGCTGTGCTGATAGCACTCGGCACATCTCCTGCATCTGAGGTGGTAAAGTATCTGCATGAGAATGAGGTCGAGACGCTCTCCGCCGAGATAGCGCAGATAAAGAGCCTTACCGCCGAGGAAAAGGAAGATATAATAAACGAATTCTACGAGATGTGTATAGCCCAGAAGGCTATCACAGAGGGCGGCACAGACTACGCAAGGAGCGTGCTCGATAAGGCCTTCGGCGAGAAAAAGGCCGATGAGCTGATATTCAGGGCAACAACTAAGATAGACAGCGCCCCCTTTGCATTCATAAATGATGTAGATAATAAGAACCTGCTTATGACGCTCCAGCATGAGCACCCGCAGACTATAGCTGTGGTGCTGTCTCACGTTTCGAGCGATAAGGCATCAAAGATAATCTCCGAGCTCCCCCGTGAGCAGCAGATAGAGATAATCGAGCGTATTTCCAATATGGACAAGGCGAACCCCGAGATAACGGCGATAGTTGAGAGAAGCCTCAAAAAGAAGCTCTCGGGAACATACAATACCTCGTCCTCGTCTGCTCCAGAGCACGGCGGCGTACAGTATATCGCAGAGATAATGAACCGTATCGACAAGGACTCGCAGAAGGCGGTCTTCGAGGGCATGGAGGTCACAAACCCCGAGCTCGTCGGCAAGATAAAGAAGCTCATGTTCGTTTTCGGCGATATCATAAACTTAAACGACATGGAGATACAGGCCTTCATAAGAGAGGCCGACACCAAGGATCTTACCGTGTCGCTCAAGGCGGCCTCGCCCGAGCTTCAGGAGAGGATATTCAACAATATGTCGTCCCGTCAGAAGGAAATGATACAGTCGGATATGCAGTATCTGCATAACCTGCGTATGCGTGATGTCGAGGCGGCTCAGCAGAGGATAATAGATGTTATCAGAGGCCTTGAGGAAAGCGGCGATATCGTGCTCTTCAAGGGCGGCGATGATGAGATAATAGCTTAA
- a CDS encoding FliI/YscN family ATPase has translation MNNSFDKIINLRREMRHMNFYTRLGKVEQIVGMIIEVSGLLASIGDVCEIRIPNKPPVLSEVVGFHDGITQIMPYDETDGIGYGNTVYNTGKKLRVMMGDNLIGRTVDALGRPIDGLGEISDGVMHPISGKVANPMRRPEIREPITLGVKAIDGMITLGKGQRIGIFAGSGVGKSTLMGMIARNVTADVNVLALVGERGRELMEFLKKDLGPEGLKRSVVVVATSDNSAMLRNKCAMTATAIAEYFKNQGKDVLLMMDSLTRFCMAQREIGLSTGEPPVARGYPPSIYASLPKLLERCGNFENGSITGIYTVLVEGDDTNEPVADTVRGIIDGHIMLSRKIAMTNHYPAIDVLASLSRLMSSIATPEQKECAGQIRNMMSIYNDNIDLISIGAYKSGSNPALDTAIKKIDAINGFLMQKVDEKFTFEQTVELMRKIVKG, from the coding sequence ATGAACAATTCCTTTGATAAGATAATCAACCTCCGGCGTGAGATGCGCCACATGAATTTCTATACAAGGCTTGGCAAGGTCGAGCAGATAGTCGGCATGATAATAGAAGTGTCAGGGCTGCTTGCAAGCATCGGCGATGTGTGCGAGATACGCATACCGAACAAGCCGCCTGTTTTAAGCGAGGTCGTGGGCTTTCACGACGGCATAACACAGATAATGCCCTACGATGAGACAGACGGCATAGGCTACGGCAACACGGTGTACAACACCGGCAAAAAGCTGCGGGTAATGATGGGCGATAACCTTATCGGCAGAACAGTCGATGCGCTCGGAAGACCTATCGACGGGCTCGGCGAGATATCAGACGGTGTGATGCATCCTATAAGCGGCAAGGTCGCAAACCCCATGCGCCGCCCTGAGATACGAGAGCCGATAACTCTCGGTGTCAAGGCGATAGACGGTATGATAACCCTCGGCAAGGGGCAGAGAATAGGTATATTCGCAGGCTCGGGCGTTGGTAAGTCAACGCTTATGGGCATGATAGCAAGAAATGTAACGGCAGATGTCAACGTGCTCGCACTTGTCGGCGAGCGTGGCAGAGAGCTTATGGAGTTCTTAAAAAAGGATCTGGGGCCTGAGGGCCTTAAGCGCTCGGTGGTCGTGGTCGCTACATCTGATAACTCGGCAATGCTCAGAAACAAATGCGCAATGACAGCCACGGCGATAGCTGAGTATTTCAAGAACCAGGGCAAAGACGTGCTGCTGATGATGGATTCGCTGACACGTTTCTGTATGGCGCAGCGTGAGATAGGCCTTTCGACCGGCGAGCCGCCTGTTGCAAGAGGCTATCCGCCTTCGATATATGCATCGCTCCCCAAACTGCTCGAGCGCTGCGGCAACTTTGAAAACGGCTCTATCACGGGCATTTACACAGTCCTCGTTGAAGGTGATGACACCAACGAGCCTGTAGCTGACACGGTAAGAGGTATCATAGACGGTCACATAATGCTGTCAAGAAAGATAGCCATGACCAACCACTACCCGGCTATAGACGTGCTCGCATCGCTTTCAAGACTTATGAGCTCTATAGCTACTCCCGAGCAGAAGGAGTGCGCAGGGCAGATAAGAAACATGATGAGCATATACAATGATAATATAGACCTTATATCTATAGGCGCATATAAATCCGGCTCAAACCCGGCGCTCGATACGGCGATAAAGAAGATAGACGCTATAAACGGCTTCCTGATGCAGAAGGTCGATGAGAAGTTCACCTTCGAGCAGACGGTCGAGCTGATGCGCAAGATAGTCAAGGGGTAA
- the flgB gene encoding flagellar basal body rod protein FlgB: protein MLFESIDFKAMESSLNMLNVKQQVITNNLANVDTPHYKTQEVSFRDLLDREYESAKRGGDYAFETSILQTEDTYFTTDGNNVDADKESLELYSTYLQQSYIIQKMNMTIGNYQYVMQNATFR from the coding sequence ATGCTGTTTGAATCTATTGACTTTAAAGCTATGGAATCGAGCCTGAATATGCTTAATGTTAAGCAGCAGGTCATAACGAATAATCTCGCTAATGTTGATACTCCTCATTATAAGACTCAGGAGGTCAGCTTCAGGGATCTTCTTGACCGTGAGTATGAGAGCGCAAAGCGTGGCGGCGACTATGCCTTTGAGACCTCTATACTCCAGACGGAGGATACATATTTTACAACAGACGGCAATAACGTAGATGCTGATAAGGAATCGCTCGAGCTCTACTCGACATACCTCCAGCAGTCATATATCATTCAGAAGATGAATATGACTATCGGCAACTACCAGTATGTAATGCAGAATGCAACATTCAGATAA